A window of Desulfurellaceae bacterium genomic DNA:
TACATGCACGCCGTCTTTGAGGTAGCGGTCGGGCTTTTTCCGCGCGTTGCGGGGCAGGGATGCCTGGGTTGGTTCGAGAATGGACAGGACCTGGTCTTTGGCGTCACCGAGAGCGATCTGGTGCTCGACCGCATCATACTGCGCGGTCGCCCGGTCAATACTGGACGCCGTGCAGGCGCCCAGCATCGCCACGATACCGAACAGACCACACGCCTTGCTCAGCAGCGTCCCGCGCACGTCGCCCGCTTGCCCTCTTCCCGTCGGTCGGTTCACCTGAGCGCGGACAGCTGTCGAGCCCATGTCGCCCTCCCCTTTACGTCATGTTCTGCATGATGGCTTTGGAAAATGACGTAATCGTCTGCTGGGGGTCGGCCACCGGCTGAATCGCCACCTGCTTGATCCCGGCCTTTTGCATCGCCCGGATTGACGCAATCACCTCGTCGCGGGTCCCGGTCAGGGTCGTCGCCCGGATCATCTTCTCGGTGATCAGCGGGATGTGCTCTTTTTTGAGGCCGCGCAGATAGTCACGGTAGAGGGTGAGGTGGCGGGTCTCGACCGACCCCTCGGGTGCGCGGTAGGCGTACTTGAAGGCCATCAGGTCATCCCGCAAATCGTCGGGCAGGACGGCGGGGTCCGGGCAGGAAAAGGCGTACAGATTGCTCGACGAGGCCACAAACGGGCCGACCGCTGTGCGGACTGCGGCGGTTTCCAGCTTTTCTCCGGGCTTGGTCAGATGGAACGCGGTCATGCACACCGTATAGAGCCGCCTGGGGTTGCGTCCCGCCCGCTCGGCACCGCGTTTGACGTGGTCGAGCACAAAGCGAATCAGGCTGGGGCTGACCGCGCCGAACAGGATCACGCCGTCGGCAATCTCGCCCGCCGTCTCCAGGCTCTTGGGTCCGCTGCCGGCCACATAGACGGGCACCTTTCTGCGGAGGTTGATCGCCCCGCTCTTGGGATTCAGAAACGTAATCATCCGCCGCCGCTCACCCTCGTGATACGGCACAGTCTTGCCGGCCAGCAGGCCCTGACACACCTCGATGTATGCGCGCATGTCGGCCACCCGAGCGGCCGGCATACCCAGAGTCCGCCGGGCTGTATTGCCGGTGCCGATGCCGAGGATAACGCGGCCCGGCGCCAGGGCGTTGATCGAGGCAATCGAGGACGCCGTCAGCGGCGCGATCCGCGAGGCCGGGTTGGTCACGCCGGGGCCGAGTTTGATCGACTTGGTCTTGTCCGCGCACAGGGCCAGCGCCGCGTACACATCGCTGGTCAACATCTGGGAGTCGTACAGCCAGGCGTGCGAAAACCCGCGCCGCTCGGCCCGCACCACATCCTTGTAGGCCTCGACCGAACCAAAACCGACAAAGCCAAAATCCATTGCGTGCCTCCTCCTCACTCCGCCGACAGCAGGCCGGCGAACGCCCGCATGCTGGTCTGGTGCTCAAGCCCTTGGACCGCGTCTTCGACTCGCTCGGCCTGGGCCGTCCCCCACACGCTACCGACCAGGCCGTGGTACTTGTCGATGAGTTCCTGCCACGACAGTGGGTTGTCCGGGTCACCCTTGGGAAAGCGCACCTGGGTGCTGACCTCACGACCATCGCCGAGCCGTATCCGCGCCCAGGCCGGCCATTCACGGGGAAAGTGTTCTTCCAGGGTCGGGTCGGGGGTATAGGCCACCCTGGACATGAGGGCTTGCACCTCGGCGTCGTGCAGCACCGCCGGGGAAAACTCCTCCAGCCCGGCCCTCCGCCGGCTGATCGCCACCGCCACGCCAAAGGGCAGGCTGAACTGCGCCTCGACCACGTTGGTCGGGTGGTAGGTCCGTTCGGTCGGCTCGCAGATCACGGGAATGCCCGTTTCCAGCATACCGATGGTGACGCTGCGGACAGCGTCGGGTCGCAGCTGGTGGCGCTGGACGAGGTCCAGCACCGCATCAATCGGGGCCTGGGTGTAGCGGCAACAGGCGTGGGGTTTGACTGCGGTGTGCAAAATCTGGAAGTCGCTGCCCAGGCCGACGCTCAGCCGGCTGGGGTCGGGATCGTCAGAGTAGGCTTTGAGAAAGCCGTCCCGCCCCTCAAGAATCGTAGCCGGTCCGACAAAGCCGGCCTTGGCCAGCAGCGCGGCGTGGATGCCGCTGAAGGCTGCCCAACCCGGATGCAGCCGTTTGGTCCAGGCACCCTCGGCCAGAAACTCCATCGAGCCGGCGGCCTGGCTGCCGGCAATGCCGATGGCGGACAGCAGCTGGTCGGGGCTCAGGCCCAGCAGCCGGCCGGCGCTGACCGCCGCCCCGAACGTGCCGCAGGTTGCGGTCGGATGAAAGCCGCGGGCGTAGTGGGCCTGGGGTCTGAGCGCCATGGCCAGACGCGCCGCCGCCTCAAAGCCGGCCACCCCAGCGCTGAGAAAGGCCGGTCCACTCGCCCCGAGCTGCTCGGCCACGGCCAGGGCTGCGGAAAACACACTCACCCCCAGATGAATCGAGCCGGCCTGGTGGGTATCGTCCAGCTCCAGGCTGTGGGCGGCCGTGCCGTTGGCCA
This region includes:
- a CDS encoding DUF3192 domain-containing protein, with the translated sequence MGSTAVRAQVNRPTGRGQAGDVRGTLLSKACGLFGIVAMLGACTASSIDRATAQYDAVEHQIALGDAKDQVLSILEPTQASLPRNARKKPDRYLKDGVHVEIFYMRTSHQRDGITTDDEFTPYIFNDGKLVGIGWHLIGGIKSHAQVRPRSDPPLGFGHRRIIIY
- a CDS encoding LLM class flavin-dependent oxidoreductase, yielding MDFGFVGFGSVEAYKDVVRAERRGFSHAWLYDSQMLTSDVYAALALCADKTKSIKLGPGVTNPASRIAPLTASSIASINALAPGRVILGIGTGNTARRTLGMPAARVADMRAYIEVCQGLLAGKTVPYHEGERRRMITFLNPKSGAINLRRKVPVYVAGSGPKSLETAGEIADGVILFGAVSPSLIRFVLDHVKRGAERAGRNPRRLYTVCMTAFHLTKPGEKLETAAVRTAVGPFVASSSNLYAFSCPDPAVLPDDLRDDLMAFKYAYRAPEGSVETRHLTLYRDYLRGLKKEHIPLITEKMIRATTLTGTRDEVIASIRAMQKAGIKQVAIQPVADPQQTITSFSKAIMQNMT
- a CDS encoding MmgE/PrpD family protein yields the protein MDTPLTRQLAAFCHGLDFDQLPPDVLDRAKYFFLDYLGVAVRGSLSESSQPVYRLAAGSETPGGGTLLGRPEKTAVPYAALANGTAAHSLELDDTHQAGSIHLGVSVFSAALAVAEQLGASGPAFLSAGVAGFEAAARLAMALRPQAHYARGFHPTATCGTFGAAVSAGRLLGLSPDQLLSAIGIAGSQAAGSMEFLAEGAWTKRLHPGWAAFSGIHAALLAKAGFVGPATILEGRDGFLKAYSDDPDPSRLSVGLGSDFQILHTAVKPHACCRYTQAPIDAVLDLVQRHQLRPDAVRSVTIGMLETGIPVICEPTERTYHPTNVVEAQFSLPFGVAVAISRRRAGLEEFSPAVLHDAEVQALMSRVAYTPDPTLEEHFPREWPAWARIRLGDGREVSTQVRFPKGDPDNPLSWQELIDKYHGLVGSVWGTAQAERVEDAVQGLEHQTSMRAFAGLLSAE